CGATCACCGCCCCAGGATCGACCGTGACCCCCTCTTCCAGCCGCGCCTCCGAGTGGACATGGGCCCCCGGCGCGACGCCGCGGGCTGCGAATTGCGAGCCGGGACGGAGCGCATCGGGATGCAGGCGGCCGAGCAGCGCCGCGTAGGCGCGGTAAGGGTCGCGGCTGACGAGAGCGATCGTGCCGCCGGGACAGCGCGCCGCGAAGCGCGGCGAGACCAGACAGGCGCCGGCCCGCGTGGCGGCGAGGGCTTCGCCGTAACGGGCGTTGTCCATGTAGGCGAGGTGCTGCGGGCCGGCGCTCTCGAGCGACGCGGCACCGGCGAGCCGGTGCTCCGGATCCGCCCCTTCCGGAAGGGCCGCGCCCGCGGCGGCCGCTATCTCGGCCAGGGTGAGGCCAACGGCAGCAGTGAAGAAGACGGGATCTGACATGCGCACCAACGCGCCGGCCGGAGATAGATCCGGCCGACGCGCGAGGTTTTTATCAGAAGCGCGAGCCGCCGGAGAAGCGGAACGCCTGGGTCTGATCCTTGCCGATATGGCCGACCTTGCCCAGCAGGGGCACGTAGATCGACTGACCCTCGTCCTTGGTGAGGGCGTAGGCGTAGTCGAACCGGATCGGGCCGAGTGGCGAGTTCCACAGGATGGACGCGCCGATGGACGAACGGATCGCGGCGGTGTCGCGGACGTTCACGCATTCCGGCTCGACGCCGATGGTGAAGGCCGAGAAGTTGCATCGCCCGGTCTGCGGCGCGGTGCCGTTGATGAAGCCGTCGCCGTTCACGTCGAAGGCGCGCCGGCTGTGATAGCCGAACAGCGTGCCGGCATCGGCGAAGACCGCGCCCTTCAGGCCCAGGTCGCGCGGGACGAGCGGCAGCGGGAACTGCACCTCGAGGGTACCGCCGATGTAGGTCGAGCCGCCGATCGCGTTCGAGCGGGCGTCGGCGATGCCGACGTCGCGCGGGCCGATGCCGTTCGGCGCGAAGCCGCGGACCAGCGACGGGCCGAGGAAGAACTCGTCGGTCACGCGCAGGGGCTTGCCGTCGATCGACTCGATGTGGCCGCCCTGGAAGCGGACGAAGCCGACCACGTCCTCGAAGAGCTCCTTGTAGTACCGCGCGTCGGCGGTCACGCGGAAGAACTTGGAGTCGCCGCCCAGGCCTGCCACGTCGGGCTTCAGCTCGGCGTAGAGACCGTTACGCGGCGCGCCGATCACGTCGAGGGTGGAGTAGGCGAGCGTCAGACCAGCCAGCGAGGTCAACGTGTTGCCCTGCGAGCCCTTGATGGCGATCGAGGCTTCGCCGTCGTAGGCGCAGTTCGGGTAGAGGGCTTGACCGCCGATGTTCCGGCCCGTGTTCGGATCGATCGTACCGCCAGCGTAGACCGCCGTGTAGCCGGGGATCGGCACCGAGCAGTCGTTGTACGGCCGCTTGAGCGTGTTCGGGACCTTTAGCTCGGTGTTGTACAGCGAGTAGCGCAGCGTGATGCCGAACTCCTCGGTGATCGGCAGGCCGAGGCGGAGCTGGCCGCCATACACCGTGGTCTCGTAGCGCGAGTACCGGGTCAGATCGGAGTACTTGTAGAAAGCGTCGAAGCCGGCCGCGAGCCGGTAGCCGAGGAAGTACGGCTCGGTGAACGAGAAATCGACGCCGCGCGAGTACTGGCCGCCCGTGCCGGCGAGGCGGACATACTGGCCGCGGCCGAGGAAGTTCGACTCGGAGACCGAGACCTCGCCGATGATGCCGTCCTGGGTGGAGTAGCCGCCCGCCACCGAGAACGAACCCGTGGGCTGATCCTCGACGTCGATGTTGATCACCACGCGGTCGGGGGCGGAGCCAGGCTCGTTGGAGAACCGGACCTTCTTGAAGAAGCCGAGACCGTTCAGGCGCCGCTCGGCGCGGTCAGTGAGCACGCGGTTGTAGGCGTCGCCTTCCGCGATATCGAGCTCGCGCCGGATGACGTAATCGCGGGTGCGGGTGTTGCCGCGGATGTTGATGCGCTCGACGTAGACGTGCGGGCCGTCCTCGACCACGAAGCCGAGAGAGACCTGGTGGTTGACCGGGTCGCGCTGGCCGGTCGGACGGACCTGCGCGAAGGGATAGCCGGCGCGGTTCACCTCGCGGGTGACGTTGTTGAGCGTCTTCTCCACGTCGTCGGCGTTGTACACATCGCCCACGGCGGCGGAGACGTTGCCGTCGAGCCGTGTGGTGTCGAGACCGGGGAGACGCGAATCCACCGAGACCGCGCCGACCTTGTACTGCTCGCCCTCGTTCACCGTGATGGTGATGACGTAGCCGGAAGTCTCGCCCTCGACGTAGCGCGCGTCCGCGTTCACCACCTGGAAGTCGGCATAGCCGTTCTTGAGGTAGTAGCGGCGAACCTGGTCGAGGTCGTTGGTGATGCGATCCGGATCGTAAACGTCGGAGGTCTTGATGAACGACAGGAAGTTCATCTCCGAGGAGCTCATCAGCCCCTTCAGCGTCCGGTCCGAGTAGGCGTTGTTGCCGACGAAGTTGATCGAGATGATGCCGGTCTTATCGCCCTCGTCGATCTGGTAGATCACGTCGACGCGGCCGTTCGGCAGGTCGACCGTGCGGTAGGTCACCTTGGCGGTGCCGCGACCGAAGCGCTTGTAGACGTCGCGGATGCGGGCGAGGTCGGCGTTGATGATCGCCTCGCTGTACGGGCCGCGCGCCTTGGCCTCGACGATCCCTTCCAGAGTCGCCTTTTCGACCTTCTTGTTGCCCTCGAACACTACCCGGTTGATCAGGTTGTTCTCGCGGACGGTGACGACCGTGCGGCCGCCGGACTGCGCCACGCGCACGTCCGAGAACATCCCGCTCGCGAGCAGGTTGCGGCGGGCCTCCTCGGCGGAGCCGGACGCCGTCCCGGTCACGTAGGACCGGATCGTGTCGGCATCGACGCGCTGGTTGCCCTGGACGACGATCTGCTGCGCCTGAGCGGCCCCGCTCAGGACGACGCCAAGACCCGCGGTGACTAGGACGATGGTTTTCCGCACCGACTTGCGTCGGGGCTTCCCCGTCAACGACATCATGCAATCGCCCGTTTCTGTTCTGGTCGCGGGGGTTAAGCCCGTCACGGGCGACCGTTGATCGGCCGTCCCGTCACCTGGTCCAAGCGTGGCTTCGGTCCAAGCGTAGCTCTTAGCGGGATTCCCCTGCCAAGCAAACGCGCGGGAGGCCATCGTCAGGGGATTTTGCCGGGTCGTGGCCTTCGCGCCACTTAACGGTCCGCTCAGCCTGTGGGCAAACCGCGGATCATGGTGAAGATCGCGTAAACGCTTGCGGCGGCGAGCGATTTCACACCCGCCGCCGATCGCATGAAGACCGTCTTAACGCTGTTCTGCGCCGCCTCCGAGACCCGATCCGGGCATGGTCCCGGCGGGATCGCGGCGGGATTGAGGCATCCTTTCCCGTGCGGGCCGGACAGAATGCCCAGCCGCGCCGAAGGGCCGGCCGAGAACCCCGGTCAGGTATTCCGCCAGGAGGCGCCGAGATTGAGGATGTCGTTCCAGGCGGCGAACAGCATCAGCATCAGCACGAGGGCGAGGCCGATCCGGAAGCCGATCTCCTGGGCGCGCTCGCTGAGCGGCCGGCCGCGCACCACCTCGAAGGCGTAGAACAGGAGATGGCCGCCATCGAGGAGCGGCACGGGGAAGAGGTTCAGGAGGCCGATCGACACGGAAAGCAGCGCGATGAGCCCGACCAGACCGCCGACGCCGCCGGTCTTGGCGACCTCCCCGGAGACCCGGGCGATGCCGATCGGGCCGGAGAGCTGGTCGGCGGATTCCCGTCCGGTTACGAGCTTGCCGAGGTACGAGAAGGTGCGCTCGACGACGAAGTACGTCTCCTTCACGCCGAGGTTCAGCGAGTCGAGCGCCCCGTAGCGCACGAGGCGGGCCTCCGATCCGGCGGGCGAGCGGATGCCGAGCCGTCCGATCCGGTGGCGGCCGAACGGGGTCTTCTCCTCGAAGGTCGCGGGCGTCGCCTGGATGGTGATCGGCTTGTCGTCGCGTTCCACCGTGAAGGTCAGCGGTGTTCCGGCGCTGCCCGTCACGGTCCGGTACATGGCGTTGAAATCGCCGATCTTCTCGCCGTCGATGGCGGTGATCACGTCGCCGGGCTGGAAGCCGGCCTGGGCGGCGACGCTGTTCGGCTCCACCGAGGACACGCGGGCGGGCAACTCGTAGCGGCCGCCGAGCCAGATCGCGCCGGCGAACAGCAGGATCGCCAGGATGAAGTTCGCCGCCGGGCCGGCGGCGACGATCGCGGCGCGCTTGCCCACCGGCTGCGTCGGGAAGCTGATCGCCCGTTCCTGCGGGCTCATCCGTGCGACGGTCTCGGGATCGGGCATGCTGGCGCCGTTGGCGTCGCCGTGGAACTTCACGTAGCCGCCGAGCGGGATGGCGCAGAGCTTCCAACGGGTGCCGCGGCGGTCGTTGAAGCCGAACAGCTCGGGCCCGAAGCCGAGCGAGAACGCGTGGACGCCGACGCCGCACCAGCGGCCGACCAGGAAGTGACCCATCTCGTGGACGAAGACCACGACGGTGAGCACGAACAGGAATGGGATCACGGCACCGAAGAAGCCGCCGGCGGTCCCGCCCATCGCGTTGAGGAAGTCCATGCGCCGTTTCCTGGCCGTATCCGCGCCGGCATTCTGGGCCGACCATCCGACCTGTTTAGCAGATCGGGGCAGCCGACCGCCAACGCAATCCTGCGAGCCGGCCGCGAAGGTCGCACGCCCCAGGACGCGATGACCCCGTCCGAGGGGGGCGAAGCGGTGCTGTCCCCGCTATCCTCGCTATCGCGGCAGCCGGCCGCTCAGTGGCCGCCCCCGCCTCCCACGGCCTGCGGACGCCGGACCAGGGGTGCGGCGCAGGCCATCGCCAGAAACAGCACCGTCAGGGCGAGGAACACGTCCTCGAAGGCCATGACGAGCCCTTGCGTCCGCACGGTGTTGGTCATGGCCTTGAGCGCCATGCCGGGGGCCGCACTGCCGAACGAGTCGAAGCCGCGCTGCAGACTGTCGAGGCGCTCGACGGCGGCGGTGTTCGCCCAGGTGAAGCGCTCGTGGAGGCGGGTGAGGTGAAGGTCCCAGCGGTCGTTGAGGATGGTGTTGATCAGCGCGAGGCCGACCGCGCCGCCGAGGTTGCGCGTGAGATTGAAGAGGCCGGACGCATTTTTCATGCGTGCCGGAGGCAGCGTCCCCAGAGCGATATTGTTGATCGGGATCATGCACAGCATCAGCGAGCAGCCGCGCAGCACCTGCGGCAGCAGCAGCTCGTAGAAATCCCAGTCCTTGGTGAGCCCGGTGACGATCCAGGTGCCGCAGGCGAAGCCCGCGAAACCGACGCCCATCATGAGGCGCGGATCGACCTTGCCCGAGAGCCGGCCGGCGATCGGCGCCGTGATGAACATGAACAGACCCGAGACGAACATGGTCTCGCCGATCATCAGCGCCGAGTAGCCGCGCACCCGGGCGAGATAGACCGGGTAGATGTAGGTCAGCCCGTAGAGGCCGATGCCCAGCACGAAACTCGCGACGCAGCCGCTGGCGAAGTTGCGGTCCGAGAACGCGCGCAGGTCCACGATCGGCTGCTTGGCGGTGAAGACGCGGGTGAAGAACAGCAGCGCCGACAGACCGCAGATGACCGCACAGGCGAAGACCGCCTCATCCTGCAGCCAGTCGTGGTTCGGCCCCTCCTCCAGCACGTATTCGAGGCAACCGAGGAAGCCCGCCATGAAGGCGAGCCCCGCCCAGTCGAAAGACTTCAACAAGCCGTAATTGGGCTTGTCGAAATCGACCAGGATCCAGGTCGAGACGGTGACGAAGATGCCCGGCACGACGTTGATCAGGAACAGCCAGTGCCAGGACAGCAGGTCGGTGAGATAGCCACCCACCGTCGGCCCGATGGTCGGCGCCAGGGTCGCCACGAGGCCGATCATCGGCGACACGATCGTCCGCTTCGACGGCGGGAAGATCGTGAAGGCCGCGGCGAAGACCGTGGGGATCATGCCGCCGCCGATGAAGCCCTGGAGCGCCCGCCAGACGATCATCTCGCCGATGGACGAGGAGGTCGCGCACATCAGGCTCATGACGGTGAAGCCGGCCGCCGAGATCGCGAACATCCAGCGCGTCGAGAGCACCCGCGAGAGCGTGCCCGATAGCGGGATCGAGATGACCTCGGCGATGAGATAGCTGGTCTGGACCCAGGGGATCTCGTCACCCGAGGCCGACAGGCCGGCCTGGATCTCGTTGAGGGACGCCGAGACGATCTGGATGTCCAGGATCGCCATGAACATCCCGAACACCATGCAGAGGAACGCCACCATGCGGCGGCGGTCGAGGGGCGGCTCGGCGGCGCCGGCCGGCGCGCCCGCGGAGATGGCGGCGGTGGCGGCCACGATCGGTCTCAGCGGCTCGCGGTGCTGACCGGCCGGGCCGCTTCGGCCCGGTCGAGCGCCGACCGGTCCGCGCCGGCACGGGTGTCGACCCGCACCACCGCCGACAGGCCGGGCCGCAGCAGGCCCTCGCGGGCCACCGCCTCCGGCACGCGGACGCGAACCGGCAGGCGCTGCACGATCTTGGTGAAGTTGCCGGTGGCGTTGTCCGGCGGCAGCAGGCTGAACACGGAGCCGGAGGCCGGCGAGAACGATTCCACCACGCCCTCGATCTCGCGATCCGGATAGGCGTCGATCGTCACGGTCACCGGCTGTCCCGGCCGCATGCGCTGGACCTGGGTCTCCTTGAAGTTCGCGTCGATGCGCACGCTCTGAAGCGGCACCAGTGCGGCGATCCGGGTGCCGGGCGATACGTAGGCGCCGGCCTCGACGGCCTTGTTGCCGACGACGCCGTCGAAGGGCGCGCGGATCACTGAGAAGTCGAGGTCGCGGCGCGCCCGGTCAACCGCGGTGCGCAGCTCCGCCGCGAGGCTCTCGGCCTCGCGCTTTTGGGCCTGGAGAACGTCGACATTGGCGCGGGCCGCGACCAGACCGGCCTCCATCGCCTTGACCGAGGCCTCGGTCCGGTCACGGTCGGCGCGGGCCTGGTCGATGCGCGACTTGGCGACGTAATCCGCCTGCATCTGCGTCGCGCGGGTGAAATCCGCCTGGGCGCGCACGGCGTCCGCGCGGGTCGCGTCGAGCTGCGCGGCGGCCTGGGCGACCTGCGCCTGCGCGGCCTCGGTCTGCCGGGCGATCCGCGCGATGGTGCTCTCCTGCGTGGCCAGCTTGTCCTGCGCCGCCTGGAGGGCGAGGCGGTAGTCGCCGTCGTCGAGCTTGGCGATCACGTCGCCCTTCTTCACCGACAGGCCGTTCACCACCGGGACCGATTCGAGATAGCCCGACACTTTCGCGGCCAGCACCGAGATGTCGGCTTGGACATAGGCGTCGTCCGTCGAGACGAAGAACCGTCCGACAGTCCACCAGTGCCAGCCCTGATACGCGCCGAAGCCAAGTGCAGCCAGCAGAACGCAGAGTAGGATGGTGCGCCTGAGCGGGCGCTTGCGGGCAGCGCGCGCCGGCTCGGCCACCGGTGCGGCCGATGGGATCGCGGCAGGCGCAGGTCGCACCGGGTTCTCGGCCCGCTCGTCGTCGCCAGCCTCGATGGCGGGAAACGGGCGGTCGGCGTCCTCGCGCAGGGACATCTGAAAGCCTCACGTCCAATGACCGAACCGTTCGGTCAATCATTCGGACGCGCCTTGACGCGGGTCCGAAGGTGCCGCAGATTATGTTGACCGAACGGTTCGGTCAAGCGGAGCGGCGCCAAGCGCGCTGGACGGGAAGATGGCACAGGGTGCAGTGCTGGAGCGTGGCGCAACCGCTCACGAGGGCGATAAGCGCCGACAGATCCTGGACGGGGCCCGGACCGTGTTCCTCTCGGCCGGTTACGACGGCGCGAGCATGGGCGAGATCGCCCGGGCCGCCGCGGTCTCGAAGGGAACGCTCTACGTCTATTTCGACAGCAAGGAGGCGCTGTTCGAAGCGTTGATCCTACAGGAGAAGGCCAGCCTCGCCGAGACCCTGTTCACCTTCGATCCGGAGGACACGGATGTTCCGGCCGTCCTGACCCGCCTCGGCATGAGCTTCCTGAACGAGATGTCCCGTCCGGAGCACATCTCGGTTCATCGCATGGTGATCGGCGTCTGCGAGAAGTTCCCGCATTTCGGGCAGGTCTACTACGAGGCCGGCCCCGCTTGCGGCGTGGCCCGGCTGTCGGCCTATCTCGACGTCCAGGTGAAGGGCGGCCGGCTGCGCATCGCCGATAGGACCCTAGCGGCGCAGCACTTCCTGCATCTCTGCCTGGCCGGGCTCCTGACACGCATGCTGTTTGCCGCCGGGGGCATGGCGGACGAAGCGCGGAAGCAGTTTCAGGTTGCCGAGGCGGTGCGAGTGTTCCTCGCGGGTTACGGACCGGATTGCTGAGATCCGGCTCTGACAGTGATCGTCAGCCGGCGGCGCGCAACTCCGGCAATGCCTCGGCGCTCCAGACCCGGACATGGGCGTCGATAGCGAGGGCCTCGTCCACATCGGCCGGCGCGGTCCGATACTGATCGGCGAAGTGCGTGCAGGCGCGCTCCACCAGGTCGCTGATCCCGTAGAAGCCGATTCGGCCGGCGATGAATGCCGCCACGGCGATCTCGTTGGCGGCGTTCATCACGGTCGGCGCCGCGCCACCGGCGGCCAGGGCCGCCCGGGCGATCCGCAGGCACGGGAAGCGCGCTTCGTCGGCGTCCTCGAAGGTGAGCGAGCCGAGCTTCACGAGGTCCAGGGGCCGGCCCCGCTCGATGGTCAGCCGGTCCCCGAGCCCGAGGCAGTGCGAGATGGGAACCCGCATGTCGGGAAGCGCCAGTTCGGCGGTGACGGCGCCGTCCAGCCAGTAGACCATGCCGTGGATCACCGATTGCGGATGCACCACCACGTCCAGGCGCTCGGGCTCGATGCCGAACAGGTGGTGCGCCTCGATCAGCTCGAGGCCCTTGTTCATCAAGCTGGCCGAGTCGATGTTGATCTTCATCCCCATCGACCATGTCGGATGGGCGGCGGCCTCGGCCGCAGAGGCAGCAGCGATGCGCTCGCGCGTCCAGGTCCGGAACGGGCCGCCGGACGCCGTGATCATCATGGTGCGGACATCGGCAAGGGGCCGGCCGGCCAACGCTTGGCTCAAGGCATCGTGCTCGGAATCCATCGGCAGGATCGTGGCGCCGTAGCGCGCGGCATCACGCATGAAGGCGTCGCCGGCGCAAACAAGGCTCTCCTTGTTGGCGAGCGCGACCTTGCGACCGAGGCGCAGTGCGGCATGGGTCGATTTCAATCCCGCCGCACCGCTCACCGCCGCGACCACGATGTCGGCGTCCCGGGCGGCCGCCTCCATGACGGCCCCCTCCCCCGCGCCGCTGAGGATGCCGGAGCCCGACAGGGCCTCGGCCAGGGCCGGCCCGGCGGCTTCGTCGGCGAGCGCCGCGAAGGAGGCGTTCAGCTCCCGCGCGACCTTCGCCAGGGCAATGGGATCCTTGCCGCCCACCAGGGCACCGACGCGGAACCGATCGGCGTGCTGGGCGAGAAGATCGGCGGTGGAGCGGCCGATCGAGCCGGTGGCGCCGAAGACAGTGACGATCTGGGTCACGGGTTCAACTCCCTCATCGTCACGCGATCAGACCCGCCCCCGCGCAGGGCGAGATAGACGGCCGCCAACACGGCCACCGCGAAGAATCCGTCGAGCCGGTCCATGACGCCGCCGTGGCCGGGAATGATCTTCCCGGAATCCTTGACGCCGTAATGGCGCTTGAGACCGGATTCGATCAGGTCGCCCGCCTGGCTCAGGACCGAGGCGAGCGCGCTCGCGCCCGCCACCACCGGCAGGGAGGCGGCGCTCGGAAGCGTCATCCCGGCGAGATCGGCCACCACCGGCACCAGGGTCCCGGCCGCGACCGCACCGACGAGGCCGCCGAGCGCTCCAGACCACGTCTTGTTGGGCGAGACCCGGGGCATCAGTTTCGGACCGCCGATTTTCCGGCCGGCGAAATAGGCCGCGATGTCGGTGGACCAGACCACCGCGAACATCCAGGCCGGCCCGACGAGGCCGATGGTGGGATCGTCGCGCAGGGCCACCGGCACCGCCGCGATCGCCGCCGCGCCGAGCACGCCGACAAAGGCGCGCAGCCGCCCGCGTCCCGTCCGCGCCACCGTGGCGCTGGCCGCGGCGCCGAGCAGCAGGACCGCCACGCAGGCCGACGCCGGAGCACCGCCGCGCTGGCAGAGCAGCAGGGCACCGAGGGTCGCCGCGCCGAGGGCGATCAGCACCTCGCGGGGCTCGGTGCGGCTCATCACCATCCATTCGGCGAAACCGATGATGCCGGCAGCGAGCCAGATTCCGGCGAAAGGCCAGCCGCCATAGATCAGCGCGGCCAGCACGCCAGCCCCGAGCACGACGCCCGAGGCGACGCGCAGCCACAGCTCGCGCCGCCCCGAGGGGCGCGCGGCCGGTGCGGCGGCGGCGGTCACGCGTCCGGTCCCTTCGCCTCAGACCTGCATGATCTCCTTCTCCTTGGAGGCCAGCACGCCGTCGATCTCGCCGATGTACTGATCGGTCGCCTTCTGCACGTCGGCGGCCTGGCGCTTCTCGTCGTCCTCCGAGATGGCGCTGTCCTTCAGGAGCTTCTTGAGGTGGTCGAGGCCGTCCCGGCGGACGTGGCGCACGGCGACGCGGGCCTCCTCGGTGTACTTGTGGGCGACCTTGACCATCTCCTTGCGGCGCTGCTCGTTCATCTCGGGGATGCGGAGCCGGATGGTCTGGCCTTCGGTTTGCGGGTTGAGGCCGAGGTCGGACTCGCGGATCGCCTTTTCGACGGCCGTGACCATGCTGCGGTCCCAGACCGAGATCGACAGGAGCCGGGGCTCCGGCACGCTCACGGTGGCCACCTGGGCCATCGGCATCATCGAGCCGTAGGCGTCGACCTGGATTGGGTCGAGGAGCGAGGGCGTGGCACGCCCGGTGCGCAGCGAGCCGAGATCCTTCGAGAGCGAGGCGACGGCGCCCTGCATGCGGCGCTTGATGTCGTTGAGGTCGAATTCCGGTGTGGCCATGAGGGTCGTCCCGAGACGTCTGACGTGGTCTTGAGCCCGGCGCGGGCGGTCGCGGCCTCAATGGACGAATTTTTTCAGGGCCGCAAACGGTCGCGGCGGCATTCCCGCCGCCGCGTCAGGGCGCCACGAGGGTCGAGGGCGCCTCGCCAGACAGGATTGCGGCGATCGAGCTCGGCGGGTGCAGCGAGCCGACGAGGATCGACAGCCGGCTTTCCCGGGCCAGCGCGAAGGCGGCGGTGTCCATCACCTTGAGGTCGCGGGCGATCGCCTCGTCGTGGGTGATGCGGTCGTAGCGCGTGGCGCCAGGGTCCTTCTTCGGATCGGCCGAGTAGACGCCGTCGACTTGGGTCGCCTTGAGCACGGCGTCGCAGCGGAGTTCCGCAGCGCGCAGGACGGCCGCCGTGTCCGTGGTGAAGAACGGATTGCCGGTGCCGCCGGCCAGGACGACCACCTGGCCCTTGTCGAGGTGGTGCAGGGCCGGCTGACGGGCATAGGTCTCGCAGATGGTCGGCATCGACACCGCCGACATCGTCCGCGCCTGGACCCCGGCCGCGTTCAGCGCGGTCTCGATGGCCAGCGAGTTCATGACGGTAGCCATCATGCCGAGGGAATCGCCCGTGGCCCGGTCGATCCAGCCGGCCGCCGAGATCC
The sequence above is drawn from the Methylobacterium mesophilicum SR1.6/6 genome and encodes:
- the bamA gene encoding outer membrane protein assembly factor BamA, producing the protein MMSLTGKPRRKSVRKTIVLVTAGLGVVLSGAAQAQQIVVQGNQRVDADTIRSYVTGTASGSAEEARRNLLASGMFSDVRVAQSGGRTVVTVRENNLINRVVFEGNKKVEKATLEGIVEAKARGPYSEAIINADLARIRDVYKRFGRGTAKVTYRTVDLPNGRVDVIYQIDEGDKTGIISINFVGNNAYSDRTLKGLMSSSEMNFLSFIKTSDVYDPDRITNDLDQVRRYYLKNGYADFQVVNADARYVEGETSGYVITITVNEGEQYKVGAVSVDSRLPGLDTTRLDGNVSAAVGDVYNADDVEKTLNNVTREVNRAGYPFAQVRPTGQRDPVNHQVSLGFVVEDGPHVYVERINIRGNTRTRDYVIRRELDIAEGDAYNRVLTDRAERRLNGLGFFKKVRFSNEPGSAPDRVVINIDVEDQPTGSFSVAGGYSTQDGIIGEVSVSESNFLGRGQYVRLAGTGGQYSRGVDFSFTEPYFLGYRLAAGFDAFYKYSDLTRYSRYETTVYGGQLRLGLPITEEFGITLRYSLYNTELKVPNTLKRPYNDCSVPIPGYTAVYAGGTIDPNTGRNIGGQALYPNCAYDGEASIAIKGSQGNTLTSLAGLTLAYSTLDVIGAPRNGLYAELKPDVAGLGGDSKFFRVTADARYYKELFEDVVGFVRFQGGHIESIDGKPLRVTDEFFLGPSLVRGFAPNGIGPRDVGIADARSNAIGGSTYIGGTLEVQFPLPLVPRDLGLKGAVFADAGTLFGYHSRRAFDVNGDGFINGTAPQTGRCNFSAFTIGVEPECVNVRDTAAIRSSIGASILWNSPLGPIRFDYAYALTKDEGQSIYVPLLGKVGHIGKDQTQAFRFSGGSRF
- the rseP gene encoding RIP metalloprotease RseP, whose translation is MDFLNAMGGTAGGFFGAVIPFLFVLTVVVFVHEMGHFLVGRWCGVGVHAFSLGFGPELFGFNDRRGTRWKLCAIPLGGYVKFHGDANGASMPDPETVARMSPQERAISFPTQPVGKRAAIVAAGPAANFILAILLFAGAIWLGGRYELPARVSSVEPNSVAAQAGFQPGDVITAIDGEKIGDFNAMYRTVTGSAGTPLTFTVERDDKPITIQATPATFEEKTPFGRHRIGRLGIRSPAGSEARLVRYGALDSLNLGVKETYFVVERTFSYLGKLVTGRESADQLSGPIGIARVSGEVAKTGGVGGLVGLIALLSVSIGLLNLFPVPLLDGGHLLFYAFEVVRGRPLSERAQEIGFRIGLALVLMLMLFAAWNDILNLGASWRNT
- a CDS encoding DHA2 family efflux MFS transporter permease subunit encodes the protein MVAFLCMVFGMFMAILDIQIVSASLNEIQAGLSASGDEIPWVQTSYLIAEVISIPLSGTLSRVLSTRWMFAISAAGFTVMSLMCATSSSIGEMIVWRALQGFIGGGMIPTVFAAAFTIFPPSKRTIVSPMIGLVATLAPTIGPTVGGYLTDLLSWHWLFLINVVPGIFVTVSTWILVDFDKPNYGLLKSFDWAGLAFMAGFLGCLEYVLEEGPNHDWLQDEAVFACAVICGLSALLFFTRVFTAKQPIVDLRAFSDRNFASGCVASFVLGIGLYGLTYIYPVYLARVRGYSALMIGETMFVSGLFMFITAPIAGRLSGKVDPRLMMGVGFAGFACGTWIVTGLTKDWDFYELLLPQVLRGCSLMLCMIPINNIALGTLPPARMKNASGLFNLTRNLGGAVGLALINTILNDRWDLHLTRLHERFTWANTAAVERLDSLQRGFDSFGSAAPGMALKAMTNTVRTQGLVMAFEDVFLALTVLFLAMACAAPLVRRPQAVGGGGGH
- a CDS encoding HlyD family secretion protein, with the protein product MSLREDADRPFPAIEAGDDERAENPVRPAPAAIPSAAPVAEPARAARKRPLRRTILLCVLLAALGFGAYQGWHWWTVGRFFVSTDDAYVQADISVLAAKVSGYLESVPVVNGLSVKKGDVIAKLDDGDYRLALQAAQDKLATQESTIARIARQTEAAQAQVAQAAAQLDATRADAVRAQADFTRATQMQADYVAKSRIDQARADRDRTEASVKAMEAGLVAARANVDVLQAQKREAESLAAELRTAVDRARRDLDFSVIRAPFDGVVGNKAVEAGAYVSPGTRIAALVPLQSVRIDANFKETQVQRMRPGQPVTVTIDAYPDREIEGVVESFSPASGSVFSLLPPDNATGNFTKIVQRLPVRVRVPEAVAREGLLRPGLSAVVRVDTRAGADRSALDRAEAARPVSTASR
- a CDS encoding TetR/AcrR family transcriptional regulator, which produces MAQGAVLERGATAHEGDKRRQILDGARTVFLSAGYDGASMGEIARAAAVSKGTLYVYFDSKEALFEALILQEKASLAETLFTFDPEDTDVPAVLTRLGMSFLNEMSRPEHISVHRMVIGVCEKFPHFGQVYYEAGPACGVARLSAYLDVQVKGGRLRIADRTLAAQHFLHLCLAGLLTRMLFAAGGMADEARKQFQVAEAVRVFLAGYGPDC
- the dxr gene encoding 1-deoxy-D-xylulose-5-phosphate reductoisomerase, whose product is MTQIVTVFGATGSIGRSTADLLAQHADRFRVGALVGGKDPIALAKVARELNASFAALADEAAGPALAEALSGSGILSGAGEGAVMEAAARDADIVVAAVSGAAGLKSTHAALRLGRKVALANKESLVCAGDAFMRDAARYGATILPMDSEHDALSQALAGRPLADVRTMMITASGGPFRTWTRERIAAASAAEAAAHPTWSMGMKINIDSASLMNKGLELIEAHHLFGIEPERLDVVVHPQSVIHGMVYWLDGAVTAELALPDMRVPISHCLGLGDRLTIERGRPLDLVKLGSLTFEDADEARFPCLRIARAALAAGGAAPTVMNAANEIAVAAFIAGRIGFYGISDLVERACTHFADQYRTAPADVDEALAIDAHVRVWSAEALPELRAAG
- a CDS encoding phosphatidate cytidylyltransferase; protein product: MTAAAAPAARPSGRRELWLRVASGVVLGAGVLAALIYGGWPFAGIWLAAGIIGFAEWMVMSRTEPREVLIALGAATLGALLLCQRGGAPASACVAVLLLGAAASATVARTGRGRLRAFVGVLGAAAIAAVPVALRDDPTIGLVGPAWMFAVVWSTDIAAYFAGRKIGGPKLMPRVSPNKTWSGALGGLVGAVAAGTLVPVVADLAGMTLPSAASLPVVAGASALASVLSQAGDLIESGLKRHYGVKDSGKIIPGHGGVMDRLDGFFAVAVLAAVYLALRGGGSDRVTMRELNP
- the frr gene encoding ribosome recycling factor, which encodes MATPEFDLNDIKRRMQGAVASLSKDLGSLRTGRATPSLLDPIQVDAYGSMMPMAQVATVSVPEPRLLSISVWDRSMVTAVEKAIRESDLGLNPQTEGQTIRLRIPEMNEQRRKEMVKVAHKYTEEARVAVRHVRRDGLDHLKKLLKDSAISEDDEKRQAADVQKATDQYIGEIDGVLASKEKEIMQV
- the pyrH gene encoding UMP kinase, which translates into the protein MPDTTPFRRILLKLSGEALAAPDGYWLHPPTLAGLAEDIARTIEAGAEIAIVVGGGNMIRGARISAAGWIDRATGDSLGMMATVMNSLAIETALNAAGVQARTMSAVSMPTICETYARQPALHHLDKGQVVVLAGGTGNPFFTTDTAAVLRAAELRCDAVLKATQVDGVYSADPKKDPGATRYDRITHDEAIARDLKVMDTAAFALARESRLSILVGSLHPPSSIAAILSGEAPSTLVAP